Genomic window (Pseudomonas hydrolytica):
GCATGAGGTGGCGCGCAATGCCGAGGCCGCCGCGGCCTCCACCGCGCAGGCCGACCGGCGTGTCGATACCGGCAGCCAGGTGGTGCGCCAGACCCTGCAGCGCATCGAGCAACTGGCGCAGGCGATGAACGCCACCACCGCCAGCATCCAGCGTCTGAGCCAGGACACCCAGCGCATCGATGCGGTGCTGGAGGTGATCAAGAGCGTGGCCGAACAGACCAACCTGCTGGCGCTCAATGCCGCCATCGAAGCGGCGCGTGCCGGTGAGCAGGGCCGCGGTTTCGCCGTGGTGGCCGACGAGGTTCGGGCATTGGCCAAGCGTACGCAGCAATCCACCGCGGAGATCGAGGCGCTGATCGCCGCCCTGCGCGAGGGCAGTCGCCGCGCGGTCGCGGACATGGAGCAAAGCGAGAGCCTGGTGAGCCTGACGGTGGCCGACGCCAACCAGACCGAAGGGGCGCTGACCGCCATCGCCGAGGCGGTGGCGCAGATCTTCGAGATGAATCAGCAGATCGCCGCAGCCGCCGAGCAGCAGACGGCAGTGGCCGAGGAAATCAACCGCAGCGTCACCTCCATCCGCGATATCGCCGACCAGTCGGCCACCGCGATGGATCAGACCGCGGCCTCGAGCATCGAGCTGGCCGAGCTGGGGCGCGAGTTGCAGGGCATGGCCGGGCATTTCCGGCTGACATAGCGGTTGCCCTCACAGTTTCGTCAGCAAAGTTTGCACGGAGCTATGCCGCACCCGAGTGGCCCAGTAGCATCGGCGTTCTGCATAAGGAGCCGATGATGCGAAGTAAACTCGATGCCTGCCTGGACTCGGTCAATCAGATCCTGCTGGGCAAGGAGGCGCAGGTGCGTCTGGCGCTCACCTGTCTGCTGGCGCGCGGTCACCTGCTGATCGAAGACCTGCCCGGCATGGGCAAGACCACCTTGAGCCACGCCCTGGCGCGCGTGCTGGGACTGAGCTTCCAGCGCATCCAGTTCACCTCCGACCTGTTGCCCGGCGACATTCTCGGCACCTCGGTGTTCGACAAGGACACCGGGCAGTTCGTCTTTCACCCCGGGCCGATCTTCGCCGAGCTGGTGCTGGCGGACGAGATCAATCGCGCCACGCCGAAAAGCCAGAGTGCGCTGCTCGAGGCCATGGAGGAGGGGCAGGTAACCATCGAGGGTGCGACCCGGCCGCTGCCGGAGCCGTTCTTCGTCATCGCCACGCAGAACCCGGTCAGCAGTGGCGGCACCTTCGCCCTGCCGGAATCGCAGCTCGATCGCTTCCTCATGCGCCTGTCGCTGGGCTATCCGGCGCAGGCCGCCGAGCGCGCGTTGCTGCTGGGCGATGCGCGGCGCGATCTGCTGCCGCGCATCGAGCCGATTCTCGACCACGCCGAACTGGCCCGTCTGCAGGCGGAGGTGCCCAAGGTGCGCGCCAGCGATGCGCTGGTCGATTACGTGCTGCGCCTGGTGGAGGCGACGCGCAGTCAGCCGCAGTTCGCCTGGGGCCTGTCGCCGCGCGCCAGCCTGGCGCTGCTGGCTGCCGCCAGGGCCTGGGCGCTGTTGGCCGAGCGCGACTATGTCATCCCTGAGGATGTGCAGGCGGTACTGCCATCGGTGGTCGGCCATCGCCTGCGCGAGCGCGCCGATCCCACCGGCCATGGCGGCGGCAGCCTGGTGCAGTGGCTGCTGCGCGAAGTGCCGGCACTCTGATGCGCGCCGCGCTCAAACCGTTGTGGGGACGCTGGCTGGCCAGGCGCATTCCTCCGGCGGCCAGCGTGCGCCTGAATCAGCGGCGCATCTTCATTCTGCCCAGCCGGGTGGGCGCGGCCTTCGCCGTGGCCCTGCTGCTGATGCTGCTGGTGGGCATCAACTACCAGAACAGCCTGGCCTATGGCCTGACGTTCCTGCTGATGTCGGTGTTCGTCGTCGCCATCCTGCATACCTATCGCAACCTGGCCGGGCTGGTGCTCAAGGCCGGTGGCGGCGGTGCGGTATTCGTCGGCGAGCAGGCGCGTTTTCGCGTGCGCCTGGAAAGCCGTGAGCGCGAGCACCAGGCCGTGGCGCTGGGCTGGCCGCCGAACGAGCTGGTGCTGCGCGACGTACCGCGCCTGGGTCAGGCCGAGGCGGACCTGAGCCTGCCGGCCGTGCGGCGCGGCTGGCTGCGGCCCGGACGTTTGCGCGTCGAGAGTCGCTTCCCCCTGGGGCTGCTGGTGGCCTGGAGTTGGGTCGATCTGGATCAGGCTCTGCTGATCTACCCGCGCCCGCTGGAGGGTGACCTGCCGCTGTCTGTCGGCCTGGGCGCCGAGGATGAGGAGGAGGGCATGCGCGCGCGCGGGCGGGGCGCCGACGATTTTCAGGGCCTGCGTGATTACCAGCCAGGGGACTCCAAGCGGCGCCTGGACTGGAAGGCCTATTCCCGCGGCCAGGGCCTGCTGGTGAAGGACTTCGCCATGCTCAGCGGGCGCGACCTGTGGCTGGATTACGACAGCCTGGGCGGCGACAGCGAAATGCGCCTGTCGCTGCTGTGCCACTGGGTGTTGCAGCTGTCCGAGCGGCAGCAGCCCTTCGGCCTGCAGCTGCCGGGGCAGGTCATCGCCCCGGACCAGGGCGAAGGCCATCGTGACGCCTGCCTGCGCGCCCTGGCGCTGTTCGGAGAGCGTCCATGAGCGCGTTGCCGGGCATTCCGCGTATCGCCCTGACCTGGCTGCTGGTGGCCCAGCTGCTGGTGATCCTGCCGCACCTGCTGCATTTGCCGCTGTGGGTGATCGCCCTCTGGCTGGGCGCTGCCGGCTGGCGCGTGCAGATCTTCCGCATGCGTGCGCGCTATCCCAACGGCTGGGCCAAGGGTGGCCTGATGCTGGTGGTGCTGGCGGGTGTCCTGCTGTCGCGAGGGACGCTGGTCGGTCTCGACGCCGCGGTGGTCCTGCTGATCGCCACCTTCATCCTCAAGCTGCTGGAAATGCGGACCCGGCGTGATGCGCTGGTGCTGATCTTCCTCGGCTTCTTCTGCGTGGTGACCGCCTACCTGTTCGAGGACGGCATCGTCGCGGCGCTGTACAGCCTGTTGCCGGTGACGGCGCTGCTCGCCGCGCTGGTGGGCCTGCAGCACAGTGGCTTCGCCGAACGCCCCTGGCCCACTCTGCGCCTGGCCGGCGGTCTGCTGTTGCAGGCCTTGCCGCTGATGCTGCTGCTGTTCGTGTTCTTTCCGCGCATGGGGCCGCTGTGGTCGCTGCCGATGCCCAGCGACAAGGGCGTGACCGGCCTGTCGGACAGCATGGAGCCGGCGGATATCGCCGAGCTGAGCCGCTCCTCGGCCCTGGCCTTTCGTGCCAGCTTCGAAGGGCCGGTGCCACCGCGCGATCAGCTGTACTGGCGGGCGCTGACGCTGGAGCGTTTCGATGGCCGGCGCTGGTCGCAGTCCAACTACGCCGAATTGCCGTCGGCGCCGCAATGGCGCAAGGCGGGCGAGCCGCTGGATTACAGCATCGTCATGCAGCCCAGCGGCAAGCCCTGGCTGTTCGCCCTGGATGTCGGCGAGGTGGCGCAGAACGAAAGCCGCATGATGACCGACTTCCGCTGGCAACGGCGGCGCCCGGTGGATCGCCCCTTGCTCTATCAGGCGCGCTCCTGGCCGCAGGCGCTGCGCGAGGCGGATGCCGAGCCGCCTGCACTGCGCCGCGCGCTGCAGCTGCCCGAGCAGGGCGACCCGCGCAGCCGCGCCTGGGCGGCCGAACTGCAGCGCGAGCACCCGCAGGCCGAGGCGCTGGTGGCCGCGCTGCTGCAGCATTTCAATCGCGAACCCTACGTCTACACTCTGCGTCCGCAGCCGCTGGGACGCGACAGCATCGACGAATTCCTGTTCGACACCCGCCGTGGGTTCTGCGCGCACTATGCCGGCGCCATGACCTTCGTGCTGCGCGCCGCCGGCATTCCCGCGCGTGTGGTGACCGGTTACCAGGGCGGCGAGCTCAATCCCGGCGGCAACTATATCCAGGTGCGTCAGTTCGATGCCCATGCCTGGGTGGAGTACTGGCAGCCCGAGCAGGGCTGGCGCAGCGTCGATCCCACCTATCAGGTGGCGCCGCAGCGTATCGAGCTGGGTCTGGAAGACGCACTGGGCGAAGAAGACGGCTTTCTCGACGATCAGCCGTTCTCGCCGCTGCGATACCGCGAACTGGCCTGGCTCAACCAGCTGCGTCTGGGCTGGGAGAACCTCAATTACGGCTGGCAGCGCTGGGTGCTCGGTTATCAGGGCGAGCAGCAGCTGAAGCTGCTGCACAACTGGTTCGGCAACCTCGACTGGCAGCGCCTGGCCTTGGCGCTGGTGGGCAGCGGGACCTTGCTGATCGGTTTGCTCGCGCTCTGGCTGCTCAAGCCCTGGCAGCAGCGGGCGGACCCGCAACGCCAGGCCTTCCGCCGCTTCGAGCGGCTGCTGGCGCGGCACGGCGTGCGGCGTCAGGCGGGCGAAGGCGCGCGAGCCTTCGCCGAACGCGCCGGCCGCGAACTGCCGGCTCAGGCCCCGGCGATCCAGGCCTTTGCCCGCTGCTTCGAGGCCCAGCGCTACGCCGGCCAGCCTGCTTCCCGGGCGGCTTTGCGTCAGGCCCTGGGGGAGCTGCGCAGAGCCTTGCCCTGGCGCCTGTTGCGTTAGCGCGCGGTCTCGCAATAATCATCTGGGATGCGCCGGCCGTGGGCATGGGGTGGATGACCGATCCGGGTAAGGGGGCATGTGCATGAGCAGTTTGGCCGAACAGATCCTGGCACGCGTGCTGGCCTTGCAGGTCCGTCTGTATGCCTGTCAGGCGCGCCTGGCCGCTGTGACCGATGCCGAAGCCCTGCACGATCTGCGTATCGCCCTGCGCCAGCTGCGCAGCCTGCTGCGGCCGTTGCGCGGTCTGCCGAGCGTCGACGCGCTGGAGCAGGGCGCGGCGGTGCTGGGACGGCTGAGCGGCCCTCTGCGCGACCGCGAGGTGCTGATCGGCGAGCTGCAGCGTCTGGGGTTGCCCCACCTGGCTCCGCTCGATGCGGCGCAGCACGCAGCGGGATACGCGGCCATCGCCAGCAGCCGCGAGCTGGCCGAGCTGCTGCTGTTGCTCGATGCCTGGCCGACGAACTGGCGTCAGGCCGCCGCGCAGGGGCAGTTGCGCGGGATGGACAAGCGCATCCGTCGCCGCCTGCGCCGCCAGCAGCGCCATCTGGCCGCCGCGCTGCGCGATCCGGCGCATGACCGGCATCGCCTGCGGTTGTTGATCAAGCGCGTGCGTTACGCCGCAGAGACCTATCCGGCCCATGGCGGTCTGGGCAAGGCCGCATATGCGCGTCTCAAGCGTGCGCAAAGCGAGCTGGGCGATTGGCACGATCATCTGCAGTGGCTGGCGCAGAGCGAAGCGAGCGAGGCGCTGAAGCCGTGCAGTGGCCATTGGCTGCAGGCCCAGGCAATGGCCGAGCGCCGCGCGGACGAGGCCTTGCTGGCGCTGTACGTCGACTTCCCCGTCGAGCGATAAGGCGACATTTTCGCCGCCACTATGACCGAATAGGCCTCGCATCGGCCTATCGTCAGGCATCGACGATCCCCTAAGATCCCTGCCATTCATGGAATGCGAGGTGTGTATGACTTTTTCCGAACTGCTCGACGCGGTGCGCCGTGACCCGGATGGCGTGGTGATTCCGCCAACCTGGGGGCAGGGCCGGGCAAGCTTTGGCGGCCTGGTGGCGGCGCTGGCGTTCGAAGCCATGCGCGCCAAGGTGCCGCAAGGGCGTCCGGTGCGCTCGCTGGCCATCACCTTCGTCGGCCCGGTGGCCGCCGAGGTGCCGGTGAGCTTTCAGGCCGAGGTGCTGCGCGAGGGCAAGGCGGTCAGCCAGATGTGCCTGCGCGCGGCTCAGGATGGCCAGGTGGTGACCATGGTGCAGGGTAGCTTCGGTGCCTCGCGCGATTCGCTCATCGACGTGGCGCCGTTGCCGGCGCCGCAGCTCAAGCCTGCCGAGCAATGCACCGAGCTGCCCTACGTGCGCAACGTCACCCCGGAGTTCACCCGATTTCTGGCCATGCGCTGGGCCCTTGGCGGCATGCCCTTCACCAACAACCCGTCGCGGCAGATGGGCGGCTGGGTGCGCCTACGTGGCGAGAACGAGGTGCAGGCATTGAGCGAGGCGCATCTGCTGGCGCTGGTCGATGCCTGGCCGCCGGCGGTACTGCCGCATCTGAAGAGCCCGGCACCGGGTAGCTCGCTGACCTGGACCATCGAATTCGTGCAGCCGCTGCAAAGCCTGAACACCGAGCACTGGTGCCTGTACCGCGCGGAGATCGAGCACGCCCGCGATGGCTACGGACACGTGGCGGCGGCGCTGTGGAGTCCGAGTGGCGAACTGATCGCTCTGAGCCGGCAGACCGTGACCGTGTTTGCCTGACTCAGGGGCGCCGGCGCTGGCGCCAGGCGCGCCACCAGGCGCCGCTGAAAACAAAGCGCGGAAAGGTCACGCACTGCTCCAGCAGCAGGCGTTTGACCGCGTCGCGCTTGCCGTTGAAGGGTTCGGGTTGCTGCTGTTCCAGGCGGTGGCCGTGCGCCTGCAACGCCAGGGCGGCGATCAGGCCGATGATGCCCAGCGCCAGGGGCACGAACCCCAGCTGCCACAGGCCGATCAGCAGCAGGATCAGCGACAGCAAAAACAGCGGCACGGCGATCAGGTGCAGCAGCAGGTTGGTGGGATGTCGGTGCTGGTCGGCGTAATGCTGCCATTGCCAGGCCAGCAGGTTGGGGTGACGTTTGCGCATGGGGCGATCCTCGGCTCGATGGCTCGAGTCTAGGATCGCCGCCAGCGCAGAGCGAATTGCTCCTGGCTATGGCGCAGATAGCCTTATGCCCAGGCGCTCCGTTTACAGACGCAGCTGGCGGATGGCCTTGCTCAGTTCGCTGGCCAGTTCGGCCAGTTGCTGGCTGGTGGCAGCGGACTCCACGGTCTGCCCGACGGTCTGCTCGGTGACATCGCGGATGCCCACCACCGACCGACTCAGCTCCTCGGCCACTTCGCTCTGCTGCGCGGCGGCCACTGCGATCTGCGTGTTGCTGTCACGCATCAGCGCCACCGCGGTGGTGATGGCCGCCAGCGATTCGCCTGCCTCTTGCGCCAGCTGCACGCACTGGCTGGCGTTTTCCGAGCTTTCGCGCATGAATTCCACGGCGTCTCGCGTACCACCCTGAAGGCTGCCGATCATCTGGGTGATCTCGTCGGTGGAGTCCTGCACGCGCTTGGCCAGATTGCGCACCTCGTCGGCGACCACGGCGAAACCGCGGCCCATCTCGCCCGCCCGCGCGGCTTCGATCGCCGCGTTGAGCGCGAGCAGGTTGGTCTGCTCGGCAATGCCATGAATCACCCCGACCACGCGGCTGATGTGCTGGCTGTCCTCGGCCAGGCGCTCGATGCTGCCGGCGCTCTGGCGCACGCCCTGGGACAGGGCGGCGATGGACTGTTCGACGCGGCCGACCACCTGTTGTCCGGCGCGGGCCAGCTGGTCGGCGCCATGCGACTGATCGCGGGTGGTGCTGGCGTGCTCGGCGATGTTCTGCACGGTGGCCGACATCTCGTTGATGGCGGTGGCTGCCTGGTCGGTTTCGCTCTGCTGGCTGAGCATGCCCTGGCGCACGCTGCCCATGCGCTCGGCGAGGCTGCGCGTGCCGTTGTTCAGTTCGCTGGCAACCTGGCCAACGGTGCCGACCACTCGCTGGTAACCGGCCTGCATGGCATTGAAGGCGGCGGCCATCTGGCCGACCTCGTCTCGGCTGTCCGCGGCTGCACGCAGCGACAGGTCGCCGCTGCGTTCGGCCTGCAGCATCACGTCCTTGAGGCTGTTTAGATGGCTGAGCAGAAAGCGGATGAGCAGCTGCGAGGCCCCCAGCAGCAGGAGCATCAGAACGGCGACGGCGATGGCATAGGTCAGCGCGTGCTGGGCGAACAGGTCGAGCAGGCTGGGCGCGCTGGCCAGTATCGCCAGGTTGCGTCCATCGCTGAGGGTGACGCGCTGCGCACCGATGACGGGGTTGGTGCCGAACCAGGCCTCATGCGTCAGCGCTTGCCAGCCGCTGCCATCGGCCGTGCCGCGCGCGCCTGGCAAGGCGGCATTGCCCTGCAGCAGCTGAATGTCGGCCGAGCTGGGCAGTGCGGCCTGCTGCGGCCATTGCTGAAGCAGGCGTGCCTGGTGCTGGACGGCCTGCCTGGCGTCGGCGCTGCGCGCCTGCTGCTCGGTATGCAGGGCGAACAGCACCAGCATCAGACTGATGACGAACGCGACGGCGTTGACCGCCCAGAATTTGTACTTGAGAGATAGATCGCTGATCCAGGCGCCCATGCTGATGTCTGTCCGTCTCGCTGCATTGAATATTGGCCAAGTGCCAGCAGTATGCCCTCGACGGCTTGCCGGAGTCTTGACGTCAATCAACACTCCGGGCTGGCGTCATCCAGTATGGTCGGCAGCGCGAAGAATGCGCGGGCGCAGGCGGTGGTCGAGCTGGCCAGCTGTTCGGCGCTCTGCCCGCGATGCAGGGCCACCTCGCGCAGCACCTCGACGAGATAGGCCGGTTCGTTGCGCCCGCTCTTGGGCTTCGGCCGTAGGCTGCGCGGCAGCAGGAAGGGGGCGTCGGTTTCCAGCATCAGCCGCTCGCCGGGGATGTCCTTGAGCAGAGGATGTAGATGGGTGCCGCGGCGCTCGTCGCACACCCAGCCGGTGATGCCGATATGCAGGTCGAGATCCAGGTAGGCATACAAGGCGCGTCGTTCGCCGGTGAAGCAGTGCACCACCGCCGCCGGCAACCGGTCACGATAGTCGCGCAGAATCTCCAGCAACCGCTGGCTGGCCTCGCGCTCATGCAGGAACACCGGCATCTGCAGCTCGGCGGCCAGTGCCAGCTGTTCCTCCAGAGCCTTTTCCTGAGCCGGGCGCGGTGAGAAATCGCGATCGAAATCCAGCCCGCACTCGCCAACGGCTCGCACTTGCGGCTCGCTCAGCAAGGCTTTGAGGGCGGCGCTGCTGGCGCCGTTCCAGCTGCTGGCATCGTGAGGGTGCACCCCGGCGGTGCTGAACAGGCGCCCACCACGGGCATCCAGCTGTCGGCAAAGTGCGAGGCTCGCTTCGCTTTCGGTCAGACTGGTGCCGGTCAGCACCAGCTGACAGACGCCCGCCGCATAGGCGCGCTCGAGCAGCGCCTCGGCCTGCGCGGCGAGGCTGGGGTGGGTGAGATTGACGGCTATATCGATGAGTTGCATGGTGCCACCTGATGTGCGCGATGGGGCAGCATACCAGATGCTTTCCGTTCGTCAGAAAAAGCAAATAAAACAAGAGGTTGGTGATTTTTTCTAAAGCTTTTACGAGGTTGTGGGCTG
Coding sequences:
- a CDS encoding DUF58 domain-containing protein: MRAALKPLWGRWLARRIPPAASVRLNQRRIFILPSRVGAAFAVALLLMLLVGINYQNSLAYGLTFLLMSVFVVAILHTYRNLAGLVLKAGGGGAVFVGEQARFRVRLESREREHQAVALGWPPNELVLRDVPRLGQAEADLSLPAVRRGWLRPGRLRVESRFPLGLLVAWSWVDLDQALLIYPRPLEGDLPLSVGLGAEDEEEGMRARGRGADDFQGLRDYQPGDSKRRLDWKAYSRGQGLLVKDFAMLSGRDLWLDYDSLGGDSEMRLSLLCHWVLQLSERQQPFGLQLPGQVIAPDQGEGHRDACLRALALFGERP
- a CDS encoding Mpo1-like protein, whose protein sequence is MRKRHPNLLAWQWQHYADQHRHPTNLLLHLIAVPLFLLSLILLLIGLWQLGFVPLALGIIGLIAALALQAHGHRLEQQQPEPFNGKRDAVKRLLLEQCVTFPRFVFSGAWWRAWRQRRRP
- a CDS encoding AAA family ATPase, whose amino-acid sequence is MRSKLDACLDSVNQILLGKEAQVRLALTCLLARGHLLIEDLPGMGKTTLSHALARVLGLSFQRIQFTSDLLPGDILGTSVFDKDTGQFVFHPGPIFAELVLADEINRATPKSQSALLEAMEEGQVTIEGATRPLPEPFFVIATQNPVSSGGTFALPESQLDRFLMRLSLGYPAQAAERALLLGDARRDLLPRIEPILDHAELARLQAEVPKVRASDALVDYVLRLVEATRSQPQFAWGLSPRASLALLAAARAWALLAERDYVIPEDVQAVLPSVVGHRLRERADPTGHGGGSLVQWLLREVPAL
- a CDS encoding acyl-CoA thioesterase, translated to MTFSELLDAVRRDPDGVVIPPTWGQGRASFGGLVAALAFEAMRAKVPQGRPVRSLAITFVGPVAAEVPVSFQAEVLREGKAVSQMCLRAAQDGQVVTMVQGSFGASRDSLIDVAPLPAPQLKPAEQCTELPYVRNVTPEFTRFLAMRWALGGMPFTNNPSRQMGGWVRLRGENEVQALSEAHLLALVDAWPPAVLPHLKSPAPGSSLTWTIEFVQPLQSLNTEHWCLYRAEIEHARDGYGHVAAALWSPSGELIALSRQTVTVFA
- a CDS encoding methyl-accepting chemotaxis protein, giving the protein MGAWISDLSLKYKFWAVNAVAFVISLMLVLFALHTEQQARSADARQAVQHQARLLQQWPQQAALPSSADIQLLQGNAALPGARGTADGSGWQALTHEAWFGTNPVIGAQRVTLSDGRNLAILASAPSLLDLFAQHALTYAIAVAVLMLLLLGASQLLIRFLLSHLNSLKDVMLQAERSGDLSLRAAADSRDEVGQMAAAFNAMQAGYQRVVGTVGQVASELNNGTRSLAERMGSVRQGMLSQQSETDQAATAINEMSATVQNIAEHASTTRDQSHGADQLARAGQQVVGRVEQSIAALSQGVRQSAGSIERLAEDSQHISRVVGVIHGIAEQTNLLALNAAIEAARAGEMGRGFAVVADEVRNLAKRVQDSTDEITQMIGSLQGGTRDAVEFMRESSENASQCVQLAQEAGESLAAITTAVALMRDSNTQIAVAAAQQSEVAEELSRSVVGIRDVTEQTVGQTVESAATSQQLAELASELSKAIRQLRL
- a CDS encoding CHAD domain-containing protein, with product MSSLAEQILARVLALQVRLYACQARLAAVTDAEALHDLRIALRQLRSLLRPLRGLPSVDALEQGAAVLGRLSGPLRDREVLIGELQRLGLPHLAPLDAAQHAAGYAAIASSRELAELLLLLDAWPTNWRQAAAQGQLRGMDKRIRRRLRRQQRHLAAALRDPAHDRHRLRLLIKRVRYAAETYPAHGGLGKAAYARLKRAQSELGDWHDHLQWLAQSEASEALKPCSGHWLQAQAMAERRADEALLALYVDFPVER
- a CDS encoding TatD family hydrolase, whose protein sequence is MQLIDIAVNLTHPSLAAQAEALLERAYAAGVCQLVLTGTSLTESEASLALCRQLDARGGRLFSTAGVHPHDASSWNGASSAALKALLSEPQVRAVGECGLDFDRDFSPRPAQEKALEEQLALAAELQMPVFLHEREASQRLLEILRDYRDRLPAAVVHCFTGERRALYAYLDLDLHIGITGWVCDERRGTHLHPLLKDIPGERLMLETDAPFLLPRSLRPKPKSGRNEPAYLVEVLREVALHRGQSAEQLASSTTACARAFFALPTILDDASPEC
- a CDS encoding transglutaminase TgpA family protein — translated: MSALPGIPRIALTWLLVAQLLVILPHLLHLPLWVIALWLGAAGWRVQIFRMRARYPNGWAKGGLMLVVLAGVLLSRGTLVGLDAAVVLLIATFILKLLEMRTRRDALVLIFLGFFCVVTAYLFEDGIVAALYSLLPVTALLAALVGLQHSGFAERPWPTLRLAGGLLLQALPLMLLLFVFFPRMGPLWSLPMPSDKGVTGLSDSMEPADIAELSRSSALAFRASFEGPVPPRDQLYWRALTLERFDGRRWSQSNYAELPSAPQWRKAGEPLDYSIVMQPSGKPWLFALDVGEVAQNESRMMTDFRWQRRRPVDRPLLYQARSWPQALREADAEPPALRRALQLPEQGDPRSRAWAAELQREHPQAEALVAALLQHFNREPYVYTLRPQPLGRDSIDEFLFDTRRGFCAHYAGAMTFVLRAAGIPARVVTGYQGGELNPGGNYIQVRQFDAHAWVEYWQPEQGWRSVDPTYQVAPQRIELGLEDALGEEDGFLDDQPFSPLRYRELAWLNQLRLGWENLNYGWQRWVLGYQGEQQLKLLHNWFGNLDWQRLALALVGSGTLLIGLLALWLLKPWQQRADPQRQAFRRFERLLARHGVRRQAGEGARAFAERAGRELPAQAPAIQAFARCFEAQRYAGQPASRAALRQALGELRRALPWRLLR